A DNA window from Arachis hypogaea cultivar Tifrunner chromosome 18, arahy.Tifrunner.gnm2.J5K5, whole genome shotgun sequence contains the following coding sequences:
- the LOC112772305 gene encoding vestitone reductase: MEESKGRVCVTGGTGFIGSWIIKKLLEDGYSVNTTVRSTPEHKKDVSFLTNLPGSSQRLRILSANLSEPSSFNAAIEGCIGVFHVATPYDFEDKESEQVLTQRSIDGALGILKACLNSKTVKRVVYTSSASAVVSSNNQEHNEALDESVWSDVDFIRASKAPASSYAVSKTLTEKAVLKFGEENGLEVVTIVPTFVFGPFICPKLPGSVSASLSMVFGEKTLFGLMLEIPMVHVDDLARAHIFLLEHPNPIGRYNCSCCLVTAERMSQIVATKYPEFRGRIPSLNWFKQIEGTRMPNLSSKKLIDAGFVYKYGLEEMVDDAIQCCKNKGYL; the protein is encoded by the exons atggaagaaagcaaaggaAGAGTGTGTGTTACAGGGGGAACAGGTTTCATTGGTTCATGGATAATCAAGAAGCTTCTTGAAGATGGTTACTCTGTTAATACAACTGTCAGATCAACCCCAG AACACAAGAAAGATGTTAGTTTCCTCACCAACTTACCCGGATCATCCCAGAGGCTTCGAATTCTCAGTGCCAATCTCAGCGAACCATCGAGTTTCAACGCAGCCATTGAAGGTTGCATTGGAGTTTTCCATGTTGCCACCCCATATGACTTTGAAGACAAAGAATCAGAACAAGTATTAACACAAAGATCCATTGATGGTGCACTAGGAATTTTGAAAGCATGCCTAAATTCCAAGACTGTGAAGCGAGTTGTTTATACTTCAAGTGCCTCTGCTGTTGTTAGTTCCAATAACCAAGAACATAACGAGGCGTTGGACGAAAGTGTCTGGAGTGATGTCGATTTCATCAGAGCTTCGAAGGCTCCGGCTTCATCGTACGCAGTCTCGAAGACACTAACGGAGAAGGCAGTGCTGAAATTCGGAGAAGAGAACGGATTGGAGGTTGTGACAATTGTCCCAACTTTTGTTTTTGGACCCTTCATTTGTCCTAAGCTTCCCGGCTCTGTTAGTGCTTCATTGTCTATGGTATTTG GTGAAAAAACACTATTTGGTTTGATGCTTGAGATACCTATGGTGCATGTGGATGATTTGGCAAGAGCACATATATTTTTGCTTGAACATCCAAATCCTATAGGGAGGTACAATTGTTCATGTTGTTTGGTCACTGCTGAAAGGATGTCTCAGATTGTTGCTACCAAATACCCCGAGTTTCGTGGGCGGATACCATCTCTAAA CTGGTTCAAACAAATCGAAGGTACCAGGATGCCGAATTTATCATCAAAGAAGCTCATCGATGCTGGATTCGTGTACAAATATGGACTTGAAGAAATGGTTGATGATGCAATTCAATGCTGCAAGAACAAGGGTTACTTGTGA
- the LOC112771376 gene encoding E3 ubiquitin-protein ligase makorin isoform X1 encodes MANAKSNRFCKFYARGTCLKGELCCFSHERNEASSDICLFYQKGYCAYGSQCRNRHVKPSQASASANGPVSLVSQSAMTHSAAKGKFTWVRKADTKVLSPTDKHTSSLQHKNQHSQGTHCEVGESSTAAMLDENLFCEFDAANCTSGDKCTKIHGILCLYCRKPCLHPTNLKQRSNHFKICKEKAEIMKNSQDIECSVCLERVLLKPRPSRRKFGLLSECDHPFCLDCIISWRNLAPTNAMDCPVCRKHSSFYVQSDIWYATKEEKQAIIDNYKANCKLIDCKYFKFGTRQCPYGTSCMYKHAVKPVLREQRQNRPRPQIGGDNLNEYDIMSQLSEFDLHPHEFYSILKDMEWFDDMSAMEKMALADELAGPTYGDSHFFPQDDFFDSDDDFDDEEFDPIDAAISSMMMSGMPVFGFSDDEYSDNEARDGKDSDGKSIDDD; translated from the exons ATGGCCAACGCCAAAAGCAACAG ATTTTGCAAGTTCTATGCCCGTGGAACATGTTTGAAAGGGGAGCTGTGTTGCTTCTCCCATGAGAGAAATGAGGCTTCTTCAGAT ATTTGCTTGTTCTATCAGAAGGGCTACTGTGCTTATGGCAGTCAATGCAGGAATAGGCATGTCAAACCATCACAAGCATCAGCATCAGCAAATGGACCTGTATCTTTGGTTTCACAATCTGCCATGACTCATAGTGCTGCTAAGGGAAAGTTTACTTGGGTTCGGAAGGCGGATACGAAAGTGTTGTCACCAACTGACAAACACACTAGTAGCTTACAACACAAGAATCAACATTCTCAAGGGACTCATTGTGAAGTTGGTGAATCGAGCACTGCTGCTATGCTGGATGAGAATTTGTTCTGTGAATTTGATGCGGCCAACTGCACCTCAGGGGATAAGTGTACCAAAATTCATGGAATCCTCTGCTTGTACTGCAGAAAGCCTTGTCTGCATCCAACCAATCTGAAACAAAGGTCGAACCACTTTAAGATATGCAAGGAAAAGGCTGAGATAATGAAGAATAGTCAAGATATAGAATGCAGTGTTTGCCTGGAGCGCGTTCTGCTGAAGCCTAGACCATCTCGGCGCAAGTTTGGTTTGCTATCTGAATGTGACCATCCTTTCTGTTTAGATTGCATCATCAGTTGGCGCAATTTGGCCCCAACCAATGCAATGGACTGCCCTGTGTGCCGCAAGCATTCATCTTTTTATGTTCAAAGTGACATTTGGTATGCTACAAAGGAAGAAAAACAGGCAATTATTGACAATTACAAGGCGAACTGCAA GTTGATTGATTGCAAGTATTTTAAATTTGGAACCAGGCAGTGCCCTTATGGAACTAGTTGTATGTATAAG CATGCTGTAAAACCTGTCTTGCGCGAACAGAGGCAAAACAGGCCACGACCTCAAATTGGAGGAGACAATCTCAACGAATATGACATCATGTCTCAGCTCAGTGAATTTGATTTGCATCCTCATGAGTTTTATTCTATCTTGAAAGACATGGAGTGGTTCGATGATATGAGTGCAATGGAGAAGATGGCTTTAGCTGATGAACTGGCTGGTCCTACTTACGGAGATTCACATTTCTTTCCTCAGGATGATTTCTTTGATAgtgatgatgattttgatgatgaaGAATTCGATCCTATTGATGCTGCAATATCATCAATGATGATGTCTGGTATGCCAGTATTTGGATTCAGTGATGACGAATACAGCGACAATGAAGCCAGGGATGGCAAAGACAGTGATGGCAAATCCATTGATGATGATTAA
- the LOC112771376 gene encoding putative RING-type E3 ubiquitin transferase C3H69 isoform X2, whose amino-acid sequence MTHSAAKGKFTWVRKADTKVLSPTDKHTSSLQHKNQHSQGTHCEVGESSTAAMLDENLFCEFDAANCTSGDKCTKIHGILCLYCRKPCLHPTNLKQRSNHFKICKEKAEIMKNSQDIECSVCLERVLLKPRPSRRKFGLLSECDHPFCLDCIISWRNLAPTNAMDCPVCRKHSSFYVQSDIWYATKEEKQAIIDNYKANCKLIDCKYFKFGTRQCPYGTSCMYKHAVKPVLREQRQNRPRPQIGGDNLNEYDIMSQLSEFDLHPHEFYSILKDMEWFDDMSAMEKMALADELAGPTYGDSHFFPQDDFFDSDDDFDDEEFDPIDAAISSMMMSGMPVFGFSDDEYSDNEARDGKDSDGKSIDDD is encoded by the exons ATGACTCATAGTGCTGCTAAGGGAAAGTTTACTTGGGTTCGGAAGGCGGATACGAAAGTGTTGTCACCAACTGACAAACACACTAGTAGCTTACAACACAAGAATCAACATTCTCAAGGGACTCATTGTGAAGTTGGTGAATCGAGCACTGCTGCTATGCTGGATGAGAATTTGTTCTGTGAATTTGATGCGGCCAACTGCACCTCAGGGGATAAGTGTACCAAAATTCATGGAATCCTCTGCTTGTACTGCAGAAAGCCTTGTCTGCATCCAACCAATCTGAAACAAAGGTCGAACCACTTTAAGATATGCAAGGAAAAGGCTGAGATAATGAAGAATAGTCAAGATATAGAATGCAGTGTTTGCCTGGAGCGCGTTCTGCTGAAGCCTAGACCATCTCGGCGCAAGTTTGGTTTGCTATCTGAATGTGACCATCCTTTCTGTTTAGATTGCATCATCAGTTGGCGCAATTTGGCCCCAACCAATGCAATGGACTGCCCTGTGTGCCGCAAGCATTCATCTTTTTATGTTCAAAGTGACATTTGGTATGCTACAAAGGAAGAAAAACAGGCAATTATTGACAATTACAAGGCGAACTGCAA GTTGATTGATTGCAAGTATTTTAAATTTGGAACCAGGCAGTGCCCTTATGGAACTAGTTGTATGTATAAG CATGCTGTAAAACCTGTCTTGCGCGAACAGAGGCAAAACAGGCCACGACCTCAAATTGGAGGAGACAATCTCAACGAATATGACATCATGTCTCAGCTCAGTGAATTTGATTTGCATCCTCATGAGTTTTATTCTATCTTGAAAGACATGGAGTGGTTCGATGATATGAGTGCAATGGAGAAGATGGCTTTAGCTGATGAACTGGCTGGTCCTACTTACGGAGATTCACATTTCTTTCCTCAGGATGATTTCTTTGATAgtgatgatgattttgatgatgaaGAATTCGATCCTATTGATGCTGCAATATCATCAATGATGATGTCTGGTATGCCAGTATTTGGATTCAGTGATGACGAATACAGCGACAATGAAGCCAGGGATGGCAAAGACAGTGATGGCAAATCCATTGATGATGATTAA
- the LOC140181465 gene encoding pectinesterase inhibitor 2-like — protein sequence MDIMKSNPKMLSAKNIVQLSQAILELGMNKGNEGQKFLTELAKKSKSLALQQCAGFDYDSVVGSFKSALGEIKEDPMTANYDAKVASDGPDTCDKGMANEKIVNPAITELSKEIRLLSGIAFAATNFIPNKN from the coding sequence ATGGACATAATGAAATCAAACCCTAAGATGCTATCAGCAAAGAACATTGTTCAGCTCTCACAAGCCATCCTTGAGTTGGGCATGAACAAGGGCAATGAGGGACAAAAATTCCTTACGGAGTTGGCAAAGAAGAGCAAGTCCCTGGCGCTTCAACAATGCGCCGGATTCGACTATGATAGCGTCGTTGGATCCTTCAAGAGTGCCCTTGGCGAGATCAAGGAAGATCCCATGACTGCAAATTATGATGCCAAGGTCGCCAGCGATGGCCCCGACACCTGCGACAAAGGTATGGCCAATGAAAAGATCGTTAACCCTGCCATTACCGAACTAAGCAAGGAGATTAGGTTGCTTTCAGGCATAGCTTTTGCTGCAACAAACTTTATTCCAAACAAAAATTAA